One genomic region from Candidatus Nomurabacteria bacterium encodes:
- a CDS encoding ABC transporter ATP-binding protein — MPLIEINEVSKLFGFGDAATVALDEVDFVVEKGEFVAIMGPSGSGKSTLMNIVGLLDHPTSGTYKLNGRSASKLRTNQRAKLRRDNIGFIFQSFNLLPKLTAIENVALPLAYKGMTPVRRMKRSAEILERVGLSDKEAFYPRQLSGGQIQRVAIARALVNNPSILIADEPTGNLDSLSSRVVMELLSEIHASGNTVLMVTHNPELTRYANRVIYMHDGVIIHDEKSAIGEVPKAIRRALYFAPTTTEEDDLAGVSALMQTIPDNLGITKNKHHKSKKHRRKRSHTK; from the coding sequence ATGCCATTGATAGAAATAAACGAAGTTAGTAAGCTATTTGGATTTGGAGACGCCGCCACTGTGGCTTTGGATGAAGTTGATTTTGTGGTTGAAAAAGGAGAGTTTGTGGCAATTATGGGCCCTAGTGGATCCGGCAAATCAACCCTAATGAATATTGTTGGGCTACTAGATCACCCAACGAGCGGCACATATAAGCTGAATGGACGATCGGCTTCAAAACTACGCACTAATCAACGCGCAAAGTTGCGTCGAGACAATATTGGGTTTATTTTTCAGTCTTTTAATTTGCTACCAAAACTAACAGCAATTGAAAACGTTGCCTTGCCCTTGGCATACAAGGGCATGACGCCCGTACGACGTATGAAGCGATCTGCAGAGATCCTAGAAAGAGTTGGCTTGAGTGACAAGGAGGCATTTTATCCAAGGCAATTAAGTGGAGGGCAAATTCAGAGAGTGGCCATTGCTAGGGCGCTAGTTAATAACCCTAGTATCTTGATCGCTGATGAGCCAACCGGTAATCTTGACAGCCTATCTAGTCGTGTGGTTATGGAACTGCTTAGCGAGATACATGCATCTGGGAATACGGTATTGATGGTTACGCATAACCCGGAGTTAACCCGATACGCAAATCGAGTAATATATATGCACGACGGTGTTATTATACATGATGAAAAAAGTGCAATTGGCGAAGTGCCTAAAGCTATCCGTCGTGCATTATATTTTGCACCAACTACTACAGAAGAAGATGATTTAGCCGGTGTTTCGGCCCTTATGCAAACCATACCTGATAATTTAGGAATTACCAAAAACAAACACCATAAATCAAAGAAACATCGCCGAAAAAGGAGTCATACAAAATGA